Below is a window of Synechococcus sp. MW101C3 DNA.
GGAAGCCGAGCACGCCGCGGCAGAGGCCAAGGATCAGCAGGATCTGGATCAGGTTGTCGAGGCCGAGGCCCATCAGGCCGTCGATGTCGCCGGCCACCAGCCAGCGGGGTCCGGAGCTGGCCATGGGCCAAGAGGCAGACGGTGGCTGCATGATCGCCCGGATGCAGCAGCAGGACAGCTCCGGTGCCCTGCGGCGCACCGGAAGTCATCGCTCCCAGGGCAGGGCCGGCAGCTGGCCCTCAGCTGGCCACGTAGTCCTCCACGCTTTCGCTGAAGCGGCGCAGGCTGGCGAGGCCATCACGCTCGAGGTTGCGCACGCGGTCGCGGCTCATGCCGAGGATGCGGCCGATGCCGGTGAGGCTCATCGGTTCTTCCACATCGATGCCGTAACGCATCTTCAGCACATCGCGCTGCAACCCCGGCAGTTGCTCCAGCAGTGCCCGCATATCCCCC
It encodes the following:
- a CDS encoding sigma factor-like helix-turn-helix DNA-binding protein — its product is EVKDLLCRARQPVSLETKVGDGEDTELLDLLQGDGTLPEESVDSECLRGDMRALLEQLPGLQRDVLKMRYGIDVEEPMSLTGIGRILGMSRDRVRNLERDGLASLRRFSESVEDYVAS